One window of Natrinema sp. SYSU A 869 genomic DNA carries:
- a CDS encoding ABC transporter substrate-binding protein: MPDGNNHRSGDHSRRDVLKYGAAGGTALVAGCLGGSSSTDRFRVFDPETSGTLPSQRHCNPFNPTQRGTWHPGALICDRPVMYSPAEVEAYPLIATDWEMTDDTTLEMTFSDEWTWHNGDQLVADDWVMQLQMTLAILEFQAEDGERPHQFIESAEAPDEQTARISLYDPIPETVAVQNATADILGDEGRGIFTKHDDDQWSDWHQQLQEADDSEMEALVGELTSESYPLVEDAVGNGPFQVADIGDNVMVFEKYEDHPNADNLNFSEFSIHLYQTDIPTQPYVNGEVDGAHNEFPVKDDVTSQLPDGHTLVRENLSTNKLLTFNCGHSVSYDTPFESANVRKAVCHVFDRQQVTGVLEGVNQIFDWPPCRVPGTTLESGSHDAAEWVGDFTKYGQNDTERAAELLEGEGYTLEDGQWYTPDGEVFEIDIMNGSKQKHIGVLKENLKGFGIETNQEQVDDATFDERRHAGEYDMMPDTSSANGVRAMWELDLVPTWIQSITHFDPQAEIPLPVGDPEGSSGTKTFNIEEHIRDWQITDDDQYHRELLWWWNQTVPQMEAMFQPDAGAYNGDNWTIDGPDGILHGVDDALYLVTKTDEATMTYTG; the protein is encoded by the coding sequence ATGCCAGATGGTAACAACCATCGGAGTGGCGATCATAGCCGACGAGACGTCCTCAAATACGGCGCTGCGGGTGGCACGGCCCTCGTTGCCGGATGCCTCGGCGGGAGCAGTAGCACGGACCGATTCCGCGTCTTCGACCCGGAAACGAGTGGGACGCTTCCGTCCCAGCGCCACTGTAACCCATTCAACCCGACCCAGCGCGGAACGTGGCATCCGGGAGCACTCATCTGCGACCGCCCCGTGATGTACAGTCCAGCGGAGGTCGAGGCCTATCCCCTGATCGCGACCGACTGGGAGATGACCGACGACACCACGCTGGAGATGACGTTCAGCGATGAGTGGACCTGGCACAACGGCGATCAGCTCGTCGCCGACGACTGGGTCATGCAACTGCAGATGACGCTCGCGATTCTGGAGTTCCAGGCCGAGGACGGCGAGCGACCCCACCAGTTCATCGAGTCCGCCGAGGCACCCGACGAGCAGACGGCGCGGATCAGCCTCTACGATCCGATCCCGGAGACGGTCGCGGTCCAGAACGCCACCGCCGACATCCTCGGCGACGAGGGTCGCGGCATCTTCACCAAACACGACGACGACCAGTGGAGCGACTGGCACCAGCAACTCCAGGAGGCTGACGACTCCGAGATGGAGGCTCTCGTCGGTGAGCTCACGTCGGAGTCGTATCCGCTAGTCGAGGACGCGGTCGGCAACGGTCCGTTCCAAGTCGCCGACATCGGAGATAACGTCATGGTCTTCGAGAAGTACGAGGATCATCCGAACGCCGACAACCTCAACTTCAGCGAGTTCTCGATCCACCTCTACCAGACCGACATCCCAACTCAGCCGTACGTCAACGGCGAGGTCGACGGTGCACATAACGAGTTCCCCGTGAAGGACGACGTTACGAGCCAACTCCCCGACGGGCACACGCTCGTCAGGGAAAACCTGTCGACCAACAAGCTGCTCACGTTCAATTGCGGCCACAGCGTCTCCTACGACACGCCGTTCGAGAGCGCGAACGTCCGCAAGGCGGTCTGTCACGTCTTCGACCGCCAGCAGGTCACCGGGGTCCTCGAGGGCGTCAATCAGATATTCGACTGGCCGCCGTGTCGCGTCCCGGGGACCACTCTGGAGAGCGGTTCCCACGACGCCGCAGAGTGGGTCGGGGATTTCACCAAGTACGGCCAGAACGACACCGAGCGCGCCGCCGAACTCCTCGAGGGAGAGGGGTACACGCTCGAAGACGGGCAGTGGTACACGCCAGACGGTGAAGTCTTCGAGATCGATATCATGAACGGCTCCAAGCAGAAGCATATCGGCGTCCTCAAGGAGAATCTGAAGGGGTTCGGCATCGAGACGAATCAGGAGCAGGTCGACGATGCGACGTTCGACGAGCGCCGCCACGCCGGCGAGTATGACATGATGCCCGACACGTCGTCCGCCAACGGCGTCCGAGCGATGTGGGAACTGGACCTCGTGCCGACCTGGATCCAGTCGATCACGCACTTCGACCCCCAGGCGGAAATTCCGCTGCCCGTCGGCGATCCCGAGGGCTCGAGCGGGACGAAGACGTTCAACATCGAGGAACACATCCGGGACTGGCAGATCACCGACGACGACCAGTACCACCGCGAGCTGCTGTGGTGGTGGAACCAGACCGTCCCGCAGATGGAGGCGATGTTCCAGCCCGACGCCGGTGCCTACAACGGCGACAACTGGACGATCGACGGGCCGGACGGTATCCTCCACGGGGTCGACGACGCGCTGTACCTCGTCACCAAGACGGACGAAGCGACGATGACGTATACGGGCTGA
- a CDS encoding ABC transporter substrate-binding protein — MPEGNNWRTSSPSRRDVLKYSAVGGTALVAGCLGGSSSTDRFRVFDAETSGTLPSQRHCNPYNPTQRGTWHPGALIFDRPVMYSPAEDSAYPLIATDWEMTDDTTLEMTFSDEWTWHNGDQLTAEDWVMQLQMSLAILEYQADDGSRPHQFLESAEAPDEYTARINLHDSLSETVAVQNVTADLVGDESRGIFTNSSDDQWSEWHQRLQEASDSEMETILEEITSEGYPMLEDAVGNGPFQVADIGDNVMVFEKYEDHPNADNINFSEYSFHLYENNNPTQPYANGEVDATHTQFPVEDDVKSQLPNGHTLIKESFSTNKLFTFNCGYDVEYDTPMSNANVRKAVCHVFDRQRVTQVLEGVNRMFDWAPCRVPGNVLENGTHDAAEWVQDFTKYGQNDTGRATELLEKEGYTLEDGKWYTPDGERFEINIMNGSERKDLGVLKDNLREFGIKPNQEQVDDATFDERRQAGEYDMMPDGSSANGVRAIWALDLVPNWIQSISHFNPEAEIPMPIGDPEGSEGTKTINVEEHIRQWQVTDDDQYHKELMWWWNQTLPEMEVMFQPDAGAYNADNWQLDAPDGIIDGTEDALYLIPKTDEASMEYIG, encoded by the coding sequence ATGCCAGAGGGTAACAACTGGCGGACCAGCAGTCCTAGCCGTCGAGATGTCCTCAAATACAGCGCTGTCGGTGGGACAGCACTTGTTGCCGGATGTCTGGGTGGGAGTAGTAGCACAGATCGATTCAGAGTATTCGACGCGGAGACGAGCGGGACGCTTCCGTCCCAGCGTCACTGCAACCCGTACAACCCGACCCAGCGCGGGACGTGGCACCCGGGGGCGCTCATCTTCGACCGACCCGTGATGTACAGTCCGGCGGAGGACTCGGCCTATCCCCTGATCGCGACCGACTGGGAGATGACCGACGACACTACGCTGGAGATGACGTTCAGCGACGAGTGGACCTGGCACAACGGTGATCAGCTCACTGCCGAGGACTGGGTCATGCAGTTGCAGATGTCGCTCGCGATTCTGGAGTACCAGGCAGATGACGGGTCACGTCCTCACCAGTTCCTCGAGTCCGCCGAGGCGCCCGACGAGTATACGGCGCGGATCAACCTCCACGACTCGCTCTCGGAGACGGTCGCAGTCCAGAACGTCACCGCCGACCTCGTGGGCGACGAGAGCCGCGGAATCTTCACCAATTCCTCCGACGACCAGTGGAGCGAGTGGCACCAGCGGCTCCAAGAGGCAAGCGACTCCGAGATGGAGACCATCCTCGAGGAGATCACGTCCGAGGGGTATCCGATGCTCGAGGACGCGGTCGGGAACGGTCCGTTCCAGGTCGCCGATATCGGAGACAACGTCATGGTCTTCGAGAAGTACGAGGACCATCCGAACGCCGACAACATCAACTTCAGCGAGTACTCGTTCCACCTCTACGAGAACAACAACCCGACCCAGCCGTACGCCAACGGCGAGGTCGACGCCACACACACCCAGTTCCCCGTCGAGGACGATGTCAAAAGCCAACTCCCCAATGGGCACACGCTAATCAAGGAGAGCTTCTCGACTAACAAGCTGTTCACATTCAACTGCGGGTACGATGTTGAGTACGATACGCCCATGTCGAACGCGAACGTCCGCAAGGCGGTCTGCCACGTCTTCGACCGCCAGCGGGTCACCCAGGTCCTCGAGGGCGTCAATCGGATGTTCGACTGGGCACCGTGTCGCGTCCCGGGGAACGTCCTGGAAAACGGCACCCACGACGCCGCGGAGTGGGTCCAGGACTTCACCAAGTACGGCCAGAACGACACCGGGCGTGCCACCGAACTCCTCGAAAAGGAAGGATACACGCTCGAAGACGGTAAGTGGTATACGCCGGACGGCGAGCGCTTCGAGATCAACATCATGAACGGCTCCGAGCGGAAGGACTTGGGCGTTCTCAAGGACAATCTGAGAGAGTTCGGCATCAAGCCGAACCAGGAGCAGGTCGACGACGCGACGTTCGACGAACGCCGCCAGGCCGGCGAGTACGACATGATGCCCGACGGCTCGTCTGCCAACGGTGTCCGGGCGATCTGGGCGCTGGATCTCGTGCCAAACTGGATCCAGTCGATCTCGCACTTCAATCCCGAAGCGGAGATTCCGATGCCCATCGGCGACCCCGAGGGATCCGAAGGCACGAAGACGATCAACGTCGAGGAACACATCCGGCAGTGGCAGGTCACCGACGACGATCAGTACCACAAGGAACTGATGTGGTGGTGGAACCAGACCCTCCCGGAGATGGAAGTGATGTTCCAACCCGACGCCGGCGCGTACAACGCCGATAACTGGCAACTCGACGCACCGGACGGTATCATCGACGGGACCGAGGACGCGCTGTACCTCATCCCCAAGACGGACGAAGCGAGCATGGAGTACATCGGCTAA
- a CDS encoding ABC transporter permease, whose protein sequence is MVTIDWRIRRLGQAVFTVWAVITLSFALVRLMPGNMMGAMVTRLARKGINPARARELVEYRMTIDPDAPLLPAYVSYVTDTLQGNLGQSVYYSRPVVDVLAEAVPWTLFVLSWAVFISFFIGISIGALMAYWEGGKLDVGLTSYAVLMGSIPFYVLAILLLIFMSYRLGWFPTGGRQPISADPGFNLVYISGIVRHATLPVISMLVASGVASLGMRGNSIRVLGEDYLRVARLRGLSDITISTQYVARNAVLPMYTTLLISIGEMFGGSIVLEQVFQYRGVGWYMLSATHQRDYPLMMGGFMVITVAMVISLLLADLTYGYVDPRARRSQ, encoded by the coding sequence ATGGTAACAATAGACTGGCGTATTAGGAGACTCGGGCAAGCGGTGTTCACGGTGTGGGCCGTGATCACACTCTCGTTTGCGTTGGTACGGTTGATGCCCGGGAACATGATGGGTGCGATGGTTACCCGACTGGCCCGGAAGGGTATTAATCCGGCACGGGCCCGTGAACTCGTCGAATATCGGATGACGATCGACCCCGATGCACCGCTCCTGCCTGCGTACGTCTCCTACGTCACGGACACGCTGCAGGGGAACCTAGGGCAATCCGTCTACTACAGTCGGCCAGTCGTGGATGTCCTCGCGGAGGCCGTTCCGTGGACGCTGTTCGTGCTGAGCTGGGCGGTGTTCATCAGCTTCTTTATCGGCATCTCCATCGGTGCGCTGATGGCCTACTGGGAGGGCGGAAAGCTGGACGTCGGGCTGACGTCGTACGCCGTCCTGATGGGGTCGATTCCGTTCTACGTGCTCGCGATCCTCCTGTTGATATTCATGTCGTACCGACTGGGTTGGTTCCCCACCGGCGGTCGTCAGCCGATCAGTGCCGATCCGGGATTCAATCTGGTGTACATCAGCGGGATCGTCCGCCACGCTACACTACCCGTTATCTCGATGCTCGTCGCCTCCGGCGTCGCCTCGCTGGGAATGCGCGGAAACAGTATCCGCGTCCTCGGTGAGGACTACCTCCGCGTCGCCCGTCTTCGCGGTCTCTCGGACATTACGATCTCTACTCAGTACGTCGCCCGCAACGCCGTCCTGCCGATGTACACGACGCTGCTGATCAGTATCGGCGAGATGTTCGGCGGGTCGATCGTCTTAGAGCAGGTGTTCCAGTACCGCGGGGTCGGCTGGTACATGCTGTCCGCCACCCACCAGCGTGACTATCCGCTCATGATGGGCGGATTCATGGTCATCACAGTGGCGATGGTCATCTCTCTGCTGCTGGCCGACCTGACCTACGGATACGTCGACCCGCGAGCACGGAGGTCACAATGA
- a CDS encoding ABC transporter permease, which yields MVLAGAVFTVGIGTIIGSIAGYKGGMTDTVLSSITDVFINIPGFPLVMVLGLMFDDQILGNPIAIGVLLSIASWGGLARAIRSQMLTLREESFVEASQAMGIGTPTIVFKEIVPHLMPFVVINLTNAGRKVIFEAVALYYLGILPFENLNWGSILNQAYGANAHARPDALHWFLVPMFSIVFISVGLTLLGQSLDRVFNPRVRARHEKTTANVEAEGDGETQTQDSMGV from the coding sequence ATGGTCCTCGCGGGTGCGGTGTTTACCGTCGGGATCGGCACGATCATCGGCTCCATCGCCGGCTACAAGGGCGGCATGACCGACACGGTCCTGAGTTCGATCACCGACGTATTCATCAACATCCCCGGCTTCCCACTCGTGATGGTGCTGGGACTCATGTTCGACGACCAAATTCTCGGTAACCCGATCGCAATCGGTGTGTTGCTGAGCATCGCGTCGTGGGGCGGACTCGCGCGGGCGATCAGATCGCAGATGCTCACGCTCCGGGAAGAATCGTTCGTCGAGGCCTCGCAGGCGATGGGTATCGGGACGCCGACGATCGTCTTCAAGGAAATCGTCCCGCACCTGATGCCGTTCGTGGTGATCAACCTCACGAACGCCGGCCGGAAGGTCATCTTCGAGGCGGTCGCCCTGTACTACCTCGGAATCTTACCCTTCGAGAACTTGAACTGGGGGAGCATCCTGAACCAAGCCTACGGGGCGAACGCGCATGCCCGCCCTGACGCACTTCATTGGTTCCTAGTCCCCATGTTCTCGATCGTGTTCATCTCGGTCGGACTGACCCTGCTGGGGCAGTCCCTCGACCGGGTGTTCAACCCGCGAGTCCGGGCCCGACACGAGAAGACGACCGCTAATGTCGAGGCCGAAGGCGACGGCGAAACGCAGACGCAAGATTCGATGGGTGTCTAA